TCTCCAATGTGGCGGTCAGGGGGCAGGGCGACAAGTTCATCATCAACCTCAACGGCCAGCTGCAGACACCCTCCAGCAGCCACGGGCAGGTGTTCGAGAAGGTGGGCTTTCCGGTGCCGCCGTATGTCGACAAAACCCAGGTGGTGGAAGGTCTCGACGCTGGGGGGGAGCCGGCGATCATCGGGTATTCCTATATTCCGGAAAGCCCCTTTATCCTCATGATCGTCAAGCGCAAGGCCTCGGTCATGCGCGACTGGCTGCAGACCCGCAGTCGGTTGATCGGTTTTCTGGTGATCAGCATCACCGGTATTATGGTGGTGATCCTGTGGGTGACCACTTACCTGGTCAATAACCTGCACCTGGCCGACCAGCGGCGGGTGATGTCGCTGCACCAGGTGGAATATGCCAACAAGCTGGCCTCCATCGGGCGGCTTTCGGCCGGGGTTGCCCATGAAATCAACAACCCCCTGGCGATCATCAACGAAAAGGCCGGGCTGATCAAGGACCTCTTCAGTTTCAAGCCCGACTACGCCCAGGACAAGCGCTTGCTGGAATTGATCGACGGGGTGATCGCCTCGGTGGAGCGCTGCGCGGTCATCACCCGGCGGCTGTTGGGCTTTGCGCGCCACATGGCGGTCAGCGTCGAGTCCATCGCGGTGCGGGCCCTGATCGAGGATGTTCTGGGCTTCCTCCGCAAGGAGGCTGAGTACCGCTCGATTGATGTGGTGGTCGATGTCCCCGACGAAGTCCCGACCTTCGTGAGCGACCGGGGCAAGCTGCAGCAGATTCTGCTCAACCTGATCAACAATGCCTTTGCCGCCCTGAGCGACGGCGGGCAGCTGAAGGTCGCAGCCCGCCTCGCAGGGTCCGATGCCCTGGCCATCGACGTGATCGACAACGGCAGCGGGATCGCGCCCGAGGACCTCGACCGCATCTTCGAGCCCTTCTTCTCCACCCGCACCAGCTCCGGCGGCACGGGCCTCGGCCTGTCGATCACCTACGGGCTGGTGCAGGAACTGGGGGGCACCCTCAAGGTGCAGAGCCAGGTCGGGGAGGGGTCGACCTTTACCATAACGCTGCCCCTGCAAATGCCGCAGCCGAAAGGAGATGCCAGTGCGAATCCTGCTGGTGGACGATGAAAAGGAATTC
This sequence is a window from Desulfobacteraceae bacterium. Protein-coding genes within it:
- a CDS encoding two-component sensor histidine kinase, with the protein product SNVAVRGQGDKFIINLNGQLQTPSSSHGQVFEKVGFPVPPYVDKTQVVEGLDAGGEPAIIGYSYIPESPFILMIVKRKASVMRDWLQTRSRLIGFLVISITGIMVVILWVTTYLVNNLHLADQRRVMSLHQVEYANKLASIGRLSAGVAHEINNPLAIINEKAGLIKDLFSFKPDYAQDKRLLELIDGVIASVERCAVITRRLLGFARHMAVSVESIAVRALIEDVLGFLRKEAEYRSIDVVVDVPDEVPTFVSDRGKLQQILLNLINNAFAALSDGGQLKVAARLAGSDALAIDVIDNGSGIAPEDLDRIFEPFFSTRTSSGGTGLGLSITYGLVQELGGTLKVQSQVGEGSTFTITLPLQMPQPKGDASANPAGGR